Within Colletotrichum destructivum chromosome 11, complete sequence, the genomic segment GTGTCGTTGTCAATGTCTGACGTGATTGGCTGCACCGCGCCTTTCACACCAGCTGGCAGCGGGCCTTGGCAGAAGCTTTCGATTACCCCCGATTCAAGGCGGCCAACCGTCGTGGTGTGGGATGCAAGCCAGATCTGGCGCTTGGTCACATATGTCCATGACTGCGGGGGGGCCAGCTTTGctccgccccctcccttccGGGCTAGTGCCCTGGCTAGAGAGTACATCGATTAACGTTGCAGCCAACGAATAAACCACGGCGTGCAGGCTGCATTCAACCCCCTCACCCCGCTTCGCCAGGGATCGTAGTTTCCCTAAGCCAACCCCACCTCATCAAAACTCACACTGCTGGGTTGGATTATCACTCTGCGGCACCACCGCTTCGCAAGCGGGAAAGCGGTGCGCTAGACACCAACGGAACGCCAACTCGGCTGGCCAGGCCATCCAATCTTGCGCCCGCAGCCCTTGTCAGCAACGCCAGCGGTCAGGGCCCGAGACTACAGACCAATCATGTCCTCTTTTTCGGTTTGCGCTTTGTGGACAGCAGTTTGGTCCACCACGGACAATGAAGGCTGCATTACCGGGGTGAGGAAAACTCGAAGCACCGGAGCGGAGGGGGAGACTGGGTAAAAATGACTGACTACCTAATGGAGATCGCCTTGTATTGGCTGATTGAGCTTGAGCGCGTCTTGCACCCAGCTAAGGGATGGGCCTTGCAGCAACACCTCAAAATCGCGCACTTCCGTTCAGACCCTGGGTCTCTCTGGGTCGCATGAGTCGGAGTTGGGACGGCGATCGAAAATACCGGTTTCCCTGTTGAAGTGAAGCGCTGAGCGAGGTTCTGTCAAACCATGTTCGAGGATTCCCGAGCGGACTGGCAGACAAAAACTGCGTGGCCACCAACAAAAGTTCGAATTGGCCTCTACTACAGACCAAAAGCCAACAATGAGGCTTGAGCACAGCGCTGTTGTTTCACGACGCAGACTTGAGTGGGATTGACCACCGGCTGTGGCCAGCCCTGCGTTCTCACTGCACAGTCAACCCAACCACCTACGGGGAGCCTGGCAGCTCCCCTGAACATGGATCGTGCAAGATACACTGGTCAGGCGATTTACgtcagagagagaagagatcAAACCCGTTGCCTGCGGCATCCAAATTGGCGCCCGTAGCCGACCCGGGCAATCACCGGTCAGTTGTGGCCTTGCTTCGTACCAACCTTGCTGAAGAATCCCATTCAGGGAAAGTTGCCCCGGAGCGGAAACCCGGTACCTTTGGCGCTTCAATTCATGGCGCTTGGTTCACAATTCGTTATAGGCAACTTGATCTTCACCTCCGTAACTTCAATGAAaccggcttcttcgaggtGAGCTTTAGTTTCTTCAATGTCCGAGCGATGCCGAGCTCTCTTTTTGAACGTATTCACCCACTGTCTGATGTACGAACGTTCGGGGAGGGTACTGTCGTCGCTGCAGATCTTCCAATCTATTTCCTCTAGCTCCAAAATACCGCCCGGCTGGAGTGCAGCGAAGGAGTTCTTGTACTGTTCGAGCAAGTTTACTCGATTATCGAACAGCAACCGGCTGTGAACAAGGTCGAATGATTCTGGTAACTTCAGTTCCTCTCACGGGCCTTCGATCTTATCGACACGGAGAAAAGACGCGTTAGGAACGTACGCTGTGGGATACATGAGGACTGTGTCGATTCCTGTGACCCTACTGCTGTGATCGGCTCTGTGAATATCGTTAGTTGAGCACATCCCTGCCCCAAGATGACGGGCGTCGCTATCTCACTCTGCAAGGGATATTGCCCAGATACCAGTGCCTGTTCTGATGTCTAGAACTCGAGATGCTTTTTGGTTTGGCCGTTCTCGTGTCTCATTCCTGGCCAGACAAATGACCTTGTTAAAGAGGTCTACCACGTTAAGAATTTCCTGATGTCGCATTGGGACAACCTCAGGGGAATAAGGAGGGCGGGTTTTACATCGTCTAGAGGGACCGTGGATTCCATATGACAGCCGCTGCATTGAAATAGAGTGTGCTTTCTAAGAAACAAATCAAGAATCCAGCAATATCCATGTGAAAAGCGGGCTCTGAGGCTTACCTGTGTTGACTCATTTTCAAATCCGTTGGTTGGTAAATTCGTCAACGACTCAATTCCGAAGTTCCACGTATAGCGACGGCGAACACGTTGCTTGAAAGATGTATCCATCTGTGTAGGGGATCTTCAAGACTTATTTATCAAGTAAAATCCCAAGATTTTTCACGACGTGGAGACTTCAAAGGGTTGGCTCGACTGGAGCGGATCGCAGAAGCCTATCTGAGCCCGTGGCACACCACTCGGCCTCCTTCGTCCCAGTAGGTCTTAGTACCATCAGCCATGGCCCTCGTCTCTTCGCAAGGCTCAGGCTTGAAGACACTGTCCATTCCCATGAGAATGCTAACAGTGCAGCGGGTCTGATGAATCCATTGCTCGATACAACTCTAGGCCCCTCCTGTTGGTGTACAAAACCTGATGTTTCCGTCGTGGTCACGTCGTAGAGCCAGGCCAGCCTCTGCCGAGTTAGATTGAAGAGCGATGCGACAGCCCCGCAGGACCAATCTACCCCGCTCGTATAATCAAGCGAGGGTACGGCGACCGGATGAATTCTGCGATCAGCCCTTGGAAGCGTTTGCTCTCCCGCACTTCGAAGCTCCGCCGCTGGAACGATTGGACCAAACCCCTGCGTTACAAGGACCAGCAAAGGGCTGGGAAAATATCACATTCGCATTCATTTCTAATAATCAATCACCCTAGGTCTTGTGACAAACGTCTCTGTTGGCTCATTGCCAAGCAAGGATCTAGAGAGCGAACCAAATGCCAATGGTGCCTATAGGAGGTGCTCTTGTCCAGGAGAATCACGCCATAGCTCAACCCATCTCTTTTTATTGGAGTCGACTCGGTGGATTGCCAAATCGCGATGCGTTAAGCATCGCCAACACCAACTGAGTTGGAGGTTGGTACAGTCTGGTGGCGTGTGGAGTTGAAAAGCTTCTTGTAGCAATTTCGTGCAGGTCGGACATACTGCCCCTCTCGATCAATATGATGACAGGCCTACAGCGGAATGTGACGGCCGGTGAGAGATTATCGCGGACATTTGCCCCCTGGGTCAGACGCAGGCTAGGAGTTACCTGTTCCATCACCGACGGGTAACGACCCAGCAGCTAAGTTGCATCATGTGACTTCAGCATGGGGATGTTGTATTCCTTTGATTGTAAGATTTAGAGGCTTCGATGTTGACTGTTGTCAACCAGAACATAATGTCGAATCATAATTGCAGCCACAAACGCACGATGGATGAATCCGGATGCTTTCACAGGATTTTATGAACCTGTAGATGAACAGGTTCTTCTTTTGTTCAGTCGAACCAGAGGAGATGGCTTTCGAGGAGTCCCCGAACCGATAAGCCTATGGCACAACTGCGGAGGGGCGGGCCATCGTAATTTCCACCCATTTACCACCACGGACAGCGGCGTGGGATGATTTGGGCAGATTAAATGACTAGGGTGGACGTGAGCATAATCTAGGCCATACATTTTCGAACACTGTGTGGCTCTGTTAGGTCATTCAACCCCTTCCTGACGACTTCACCTGGCTTTTTCGGGGCTTGGTGGCAAGTATCAACAGATAACCGCCAATCCTAAGCATATTCTACGAAGCCACTACTATCTAATAACACTTCAAATAACAGAAAATAACGTCAAGTTTGCCGCGGCTTGAAGAGTCGGGACTAGAGATTGTTGATTAATGTCTTCTTTTCCAGGGCCGAGCTCAGACCGGTACGCAGCGGCCGCTGACCGAGATCTGTCAGCAGCCTCTGGCAGATTCCGACCCTGGTGGATGCTTCGTTCCTGCCTATGCAGATTCACTCAAATTACCTTACCGTTAAAGTCCAGTAGACCTGTATCATGAGTCAGTGCTCACTGTGTcttcatcaccaccatcccATTCTCTGGTCTGATGAGCCTCCTAGCGTCTTGGATCATTCACATTCGCTGCAAATTTTGATTCCTCGTGTCGGCCATAGAGTAGCTTGTACGAGTGTCTGTGTCACATACGTACAGCCAGGGTTTTGTGTGGGCCAGTGCCTGCGGGAGTGACTGAAGCGCATGATACTCTCATGCAGAGCTAATCGAGCCCGCTCTTTAGACCCAACGAGTGAACCGAGATGAAGAATAAATCTTCAGAAGGCCGAACGGCTTAGCGATGATGTCGATAATAGTGATGTATATCCTCTGCGGGACGCGAGGACGAGTGGCTGCCATGGGTAGCACTCTAGCATCCAGGGGCTCGAGCAACTCATATTCCAAGCGTGCTTCACGGCCAGTCCCTACAATTGGTTCTTCATTATACCGACTTGGGCCAGATTAGAGGGATCGAAGTCACGCCACTCTTGGGCAGAAGACCATTTTCAGCGAGCTGGTTGCCTAGGGAGGCAGGTGCGAATCCATGACCTTCAAACTATCATATGGCCACTCAAGGCTTCAGGGGATACATCGAAGCTGGAAGGATGTCTCGAGCCTGACAACCCCTGACCGAGAGACGCGTCTTCACCGTGGGAACACCCATTTGACCTCACGGCTTCGCCCCGCCCACACATAGCGCCTGCTATTTGGGGCGAATGCCACGTAACGCTGAAGGTGAGCTAGAGGTTGCACGTTCCAATGAAATTCCAATATTCACGCGAACCGAACATGCCTGTGATTCACAGGCCTTATCAACAGCCGGTAATCAGCCTAGGATTATACGTAAAGAGCTGATCAAACACTGTCCCATATCACTATTCGTGCTGTTCCATTCCGGAACCGGAGGTCGCGGGTCATTCGAGCAGCAGCTAGCCACTCTGTTGATCGAGATGACGGAGCTGGCGTTTTCTTTGGACCCCATTCACAAGCAAGATGAAGCAAGGAGTCGAGGTAAATCCCCTTCGACTGCTCTACCTTCCAAGAATTCCCTGCACACCATTCACTTTGTGTGGTGGGACCTCAGCAAAGCTCCTCTGAAGAGACCATTAGGGTCGGGACCAAACCCCTGAAACCGAGGAACCCCACGGCCAGGACCAGCATCCGCAAGCCGCTGAGCATGAACTCCAGTGGCCATATCGCAGGCGGTTGCGCTTCGGGAAAGCACGGGAGTGGGCTCTCAACCGTGCTCAAGTTTCTCTGGCCTTAGTGCCGTGAGTCAGTTATGTTCGACACCTCTGTGCCTCCTTAAGGGGCAGCGTACGTCGAGCACGAGTGGTGCATTGGCTGCACAAAGATCAATCGGCTTGACTACGAGGACTATTCCGTGGATCGGGTCTGAACCCTCGCCATACGCAGATTCATCGAAGCAGTGTGCCGAGAGCCACGCGGAAGCCAATGTAGCTTGACTCGGGGCTCGGGATTGTTGCCGTCCTTCAAGTGCGACATCCGCGATGAGAGGAAAGAGGATCGGAAAAGACACCCCAGCCCCTGGTTGAAAAGCGACGAGATGCATGCACTCTGTCGGTCTCATCGGAAATAGCCACCACGAGAGTCCACATGTTCCAAGGCCACCTACGTTACTGCATTCAAGGTCACAATAGATGCAGTTCTCGATGTATAGTCCCCCACACCAACTGTCCGTCAACCAGCGGCGCTCTGTCGATCGACTGAAACCTCGCAAAGCCACCATGTAGGCTTTAACCGGGTTCGGTCCAAGGTTACATTGAATGGCTGGGGCCTTCGAGGGGAGTAAGCATCAGGAGATTTCCATCGACCGAGACTACTTTCCGAGGCTGTGAGGCACGCCCAGAGTTACAGGGGAGTGCCGCCCAGTACGCCCGCAAAAAACTCCAGGGAGAACACTGATCGTCCAGAATAGGACATTTGCATTGTCGCGCGGAAATAGCGGCCTCGGGCTTGGCTCTGGACTGCATCGCACGGCAGGAGCCAAGATAGAGCCACATAAGGGTGATGTTTATCCAACGCTACTTCTCGGCACACTGTCATGCGGAGAGCGCACTGAGACGGAGAATTGTGGAAACTATCCGTATTGAATGCACGATGTCAACCATTAGCGACCTGGCAATGGTACGCCCGTCTCTTGTGGCGTGTGGGAAATCCCTCACCTGAGTATATCCGCGAGCTAACCTTGCCGCAAATTTTCGGCCGTGTTCCTATTTCAGCCCGCCGCATACAACAGAGGGCTTCCTCTATTTGGCTCCTCCTGTATCCCCCGTAGATATCCTCGCTGCGATACTCGGATTGACAACCATCGTGGGACTATCCCCAGATTTCGCTGCATTGTACATCCCAGATGCATTCTGGACTCGGCTGTAGCATGCTAGGCATGGATGGAATACATAGATGTCAGCTATTTACAGTTAACTGAGCGAAATACGTGCATGATGTGGTGCGGTGCTGAAGCTGCACGCTGCGTTCGACCCTCCGTAGACCTCTTCGTCCGACAGCAGCAACTGGGCATCAAACGATACGAGACATCCTCTAATCCTTGATCGCGCATTTTACCAAGCAAGTAGCAGCATCGGGCAGGGCTTCTGCCTGAactcggcgtcgaagccgaggaagacAAAGAGCTTTCGTCGGCAGGTACCTCTGGGTACGGCGTCTCGCGGCAAACGAAAGGAAAAGTTGACCCACAGCCGTCGGAGCTTCCTGGGGCCGTCAGGTTTGACCATCACAAGACACTGTGCATTTCGCAGGCTTGGCAGAAAGACAACTGGAATGGGTTTGCGTCCCCGTGTTGAGTCCACTGAAAATAGCTCGGGCATCTCTGGTGATTACGCCACTCGACAGTCCCATTCCGACGCCCCTTTACCCTTGTTTGCATGTTCCCACTCTTACCTTCTAACTATCACCGCCCTCCACTGTAGGGTCAAAGGTACCGGCGATGAAAACAGCGGGGTGAAGATACCATTTGCAAGCAAGGGCGCAAGGCTTTCTCACAAGGCTTCGATTTCTGTCAGGCTATCCGTGCCTCCTGAGAAGGATACGCCCGGTGTTCCATATCATTCATCTCTATTTGGATCGAATTTGGACCGATCAATCATATGCTCCCAGGGAACTTCCGTCTTGACTCCCTTCTTCTTACAAGATTTGCACACGGATGAATCGTAGTCAACCTgcgtcaccaccaccttgcACCGCTTTTGGGTCTGGCTGTACCGGTAACACCATTCAGAAGCACCTGTGAAATGGTGCTCGCAGGCGTAGTTCCGTCGATACCATTCGCACATACTACTTGAAGCGACTGGCGATGCAGTAGAGAGGTGATCGAGCTTGGAATACTGGCGTCAATATGGGTGAACACGAAGTGCCAAACAAGCACCCAGTCTTACCTCTGGCGTAGCTCGGTTGTTGTAAATATCGGTGAAGCTGGTGTGGAAGTGTCGTATTAGTATTGACGGTTTCACAGACAAAATATTGAACGTGCTGGGCGCCGTGGCACAACTTTTGTTATGGATGTGAATTCAAACGGATGAAGGCCAACTTCTGCCGGATTGCTGTGAAGCGCTTGCGAGATATGCTTGAAATATATCTTGATCGTGCCCATCAGTGCGTCTATATGGTGCATACTACATCAAATCAATCACTGTTTCAATAGTAGGTTGGTCGATCGTAGGGTCATTCAATCCTAACCAGCTGCACTGTTGTGGGGTCAGGTTTGCGCATTGCAGCAGCCTGTGGGCTGGTGAAGGGCGGATTGCGGGTAAGTCTTTTGTGACTTAAACGTTGCGCGATTCCCTTAACAAACATTCGCACTGAGCGGATACGGCAGGGCGCATGATGCCACCAAGTTGAGGTCCCTGTTCATCATCGCGCTGGACCAGCTAAGATTCCTGCCAACGCTTGGCCTGGAACGAGGGGCCTGTCTGGTATCTTTTCCTTGCTGGGTGAGACACAGGTTGCTAGTGCAGGTAACAGGGATATCATCGGCGTATCATAACAGAACTCGAAGGCCAAAATTGCCGTAAACCCCATACCACTCGAGCTTAAAAGATGCTTTGCGAATATCTTCACATCCTGACTTTGATTGGGTGTTTCACCGGCCCCGCATCAAGAAGGGGGAAGTGGCGTGTGCTTAGCAAAGTTTGATTTAGAGGGTGTGAAGGGTTTCTCTTTTACGTCAGGTGCCTTGCCAAAAGTGCGAACTCCAATTGGACCGGGCTACAAAAGCAGTACGAGGTTTGATCTAACTATTTTCGGCAGCGCTGGTGATCGGTCACCAGCTCGTCTTCGAAAGGCTTAGCTCGGGACAGCTGCTGCGAGCGGAGTCGATTTACTCGCTCACCCCTCGTGCAGTCCTCACCAGGGGCCTGGATTGGATTTAATCCGTTCTACAACGTACATCGTATGACAGGCAGTAGCCTTCGAACAACGCCTAACTTTTTTGAGCGGCGCTGGTGATTCCATCACCAGCCTCTCTCTAAATGGTATAGCGTCTTCACATTGCGTTCTACTCCTTCCCCTCACGTTCGTCTCCCATCAAGGTACGTTGTATTACAACCCATACGATGGCACTAGTACCACTTGCGTCCATCTTAAACCCCCGCATCGAAGCAGATCTGTTCTCATGGCCCACCCTACCCCTCATCAAAGGCACCCCCCGCTGGGACGGCTTATCACTCCGCGGCGACCCTTCGCGAGCCGCTGAAGCGGGATTCTCGGAGAGTGGTGGCTAGACTCCATCAGAACACCCACTGGCCCAGGCCATCTAATCTTGCGCCCGTCTGCATCAGTCGTCACCAACGCTAGCGAGAGCTGAATAATCATATTAAGGGAACAAAGTTGGTCGCACAGGATCACTCGAGTGATCGTACGAGTAGGCAAAATGATGTTAATCGCAAACTGTGTGGGTGTTGTAGATGGGAGCTTCCAACGCACCAGAAAGCTGGTGATAACGGCCGTAATGTGGCCAATTGGGCAGAGACAGATCCGCGTGATCTAGTCTAGTTGGCCCATTTGGTCGCCGTCTCCATTTTCTCAGCGGACTCCGGTCGGGCATCCAACAAACGGGTGATCTTCGATTGTTAGGAAAGGAGGATGGATTCAGTGCTGAGAGACCAACCTAGGAaatcgtcgacgagcagtTCACTTCCGAGAACATCCCAGACTGGCGCGGGAGCTATCCAAGCCACAGGTAGTTGACTACATCTTCCGGAACCTTGTAGGTCATCGCTGAATTCGTCCAACGATCGCGCATCCTCTTGGGGAGCAGCCCGGTTCAATGTACCCACCATGAGCCCCTCGGCATCTATCTTGTAGACATGCCGAGAGGTGAACGAACTTGAACTGGCAAAATGCCTATAGGAAACAACTGCAGTTTCGCCCGGGACCGGCATTGGGCTTGGCTCCCGACCTGCATCACGCCATAGGGACTGAGACAGAGCGACATCAGGAGGCTGTCATCATATGCCGCTTCTTAGCGCGTTGTGATTTGGGAAGAGTACTGAAACAGACATGATGAGAACCATTGACAGCACAAACTTGCTACGTCCCCTATAACCCTCACTGTTGCAATACTCGGATCGCCACAGGGGAGACATTGCCCATGGACTTTTACTTGGGTTGCACCGCTTCAGGATGAGCTCCCAGAAGTCACTCCAGTGTAACTCGCGCAGGGCATGACTGCACTTCGATCTGGGCTGCAGATGGCTGTCGGCTAGTTTGAGGTGAAGTTCGCGATAGAcgcgtgtgtgtgctgcGACGCTGCGAGGCAAGTCACCTACACACTGCCTCTCCATCGACCCCTAGTCCTCGAACATATTCGACCTTCCCTTTCGTGTTATTCTGTACCCTGGCGTATATGGCTAGATGACTGTGCCAAGTTGGCCCAAAGGGGGGCTGTCTCGGACCTGTCCATGTAGGGATGGAAATGGTCGCACGAGTCACAGCTAGGCACACCCCCAGTTCGAGCCGGTCTGGCTCCGCAATGCGGATCCAATCTGGGCGTGACGGCGCGAAGGGCTCTCTATTGGTCGAATTTCACCCTCGAAGCTGCAAGTAGGTAGAAAGCAAGATCATGCTTCAGTCACCCTGCATTGGATTCCAGGAAGTGTCCCAAGCGAGACAACACAGGGATCGTTGCAAGCCCATAATCGTACGAGCCTCGCATTCGTCATCATGGTTGTCCTTGACGCCAAGTGTCAGAAATGTCTCAAGCTAGCCAACTCCAGCGACGCTGGTGACAATCACCAGCTCGCCTTAAAAACCTCGGCGGGCAATTGCTAGACAGGGGTGGACTCGAAATTCCACTAATCATGCGAGTCTTAGAAACAGTCAGAGTAGACCTATCCTTTTTTGGCAATGCTGGCGACAgtcaccagcaccagcccatcCACAATAGCTGCGGATCGCAGCGTGGCGGGGTGgtaacgtcaacaaccccttattcgtccaccccccttattcgtcaccCCGCACGACGCGTAATCCTATGATCATGATTTCTACCCCCTCATTTCAAACTATTATAACAATTGCAATTATTACTCAAACAACATCAATCTTTCACTACAGACTACTCTTATCATTATGAGTCAATATACCGAAAATCAGATCCAACAGGCCCTTATTGCTGTTACTGATGGCAAGTCTGTCAGGAGGGCTGCAATTGAATGGGGGATTCCTCGATCAACACTGGAGTATCGCATGCGAGGCTGCCAAACCAGATCTATAGGCAATAACTATCGCCAGCGATTATCGACTGATCAAGAGCATCATCTAAGtgaatgggtgcgaatccagcatgccctacGCCTTCCACCAACCCATCGCCAGCTGAAGGActttgcagaaaggatccttcaGATCAGTGGCGATAGCCAGCCTATTGGAAAGAACTGGATCCAGGCCTTTATCAAAAGGAACCCATCTATCAAGGTTAAAAGAAGCCGATCTATCGATTCCAACCGTGTTAATGGAGCAACTGCTGATATCATCAGACCATGGTTTCAGCatctcgccataccagaaGTCAGGGCTATAAAGCCACGTAATCGATATAATATCGACGAGACTGGAATCCTTGAGGGCAAGGGATCTAACGGCCTAGTCCTTGGATGTGCTGAAGTGAAGGCAGTCCAGcggaaacagcctggatcgcGAGCCTGGACCTCTATGATCGAGTGTATCTCTGCTGATGGGCATGCTCTGCCGCCCCTTGTTATATTCAAGGGTAAATCAGTCCAacagcagtggtttcctcttgatcttggcccttataCCACCTGGACCTTCACAGCAACTGAGAATGGCTGGACAACAGACGAGACAGCAGTCACGTGGCTGAAGGAGGTGTTTATTCCATTGACAGGGGCAGGGGGCAAGGCGGAGGCAAGGCTGATGATCCTGGATGGCCACAGCAGCCACGTTTCAACAGACTTCATGTGGCTATGCTATCAAAACAACATCTACCTACTTTTTCTGCCACCTCACACCTCacacgtcctccagcctcttgatcagtcagtctttggGCCTCTGAAGGCTGCCTATAGGAAGCAACTAGGGTACTTGGACCTCTGGAACGATTCAACTGTTGTGGGCAAGAGAAACTTCCTTGGCTGCTATGGAAAGGCACGTCTGGCAGCTCTGACAGGGCAGAATATCACTAGTGGGTGGAAGCGGACAGggttatggcctgtctctgccAGTTATCCCCTTAGGAATCCTTTGGTGCCTGACAACAGCCCTTCAGCACTAAATCAGCAGCCTCAGAGTAGGTCTGCTGATGACTGGGACTCTCATACGACTATAGTCACGTGGAATACACCAAGGAAGCCAGCTGAGCTCAAGGATCACCTGGACTTATACAGCAAGTTGGATAACAGCAGCAatagcaacaacagcacccaacGGCTGTTATTCAGAAAGGTCCAAAAGGCCTTTTATGATAAGGATTATCAGCTGGGAGCTGCCCAGCTGAAGATCAGCATGATGGAGTCCCAGATGGACAGca encodes:
- a CDS encoding Putative S-adenosyl-L-methionine-dependent methyltransferase superfamily, encoding MDTSFKQRVRRRYTWNFGIESLTNLPTNGFENESTQKAHSISMQRLSYGIHGPSRRCKTRPPYSPEVVPMRHQEILNVVDLFNKVICLARNETRERPNQKASRVLDIRTGTGIWAISLAEADHSSRVTGIDTVLMYPTAYVPNASFLRVDKIEGP